The Anaerolineales bacterium genomic sequence AAATGGCTCCCAACGCCTCATTTGGCCTGACGACGTACACTCCAAGCGCACCGGAGATTCATGGATTCTTCTACCCGCCCATCTTGAGGCAGTAGTTTGAGCTAGAATCCGGACAAGCGGCGATGGTCTTGTCGTGCGGCGGAGATTCAGATAAGGAGCGAAGCATGGCAAAAGGATCGGCATTTGGAAAGACGATTCTGATCGGCGATCAATTCGTGCTCGAAGAGGTGCCGGCCGTAGTTTCAGCCATCCCCTTTGAGACCATGGCAGAAGTAGAGAGGATTGACGGAGAGGGCTGGGTATTGGAAGACAACCGCGTCGAAGTGCCAGGCTACAAGGACAAGAAGAAGGATCAACAGGTCGTCTCCATCAACCGCATCCTCGAAGTGATGAACGTTGATGTTAGAAAGACCCCCATCAGAATAACGTATGGTGGCAGCTTGCTGGCAGGCAGTGGGGTTGGTGCCAGTGCAGCCAGCTGCGTTTCCCTGGCCAGAGCGTTGAACGCCGAGTTCGGCCTGGGCTACACCATCGAACAGATCAACCACGTGGGATGGGAGGGAGAGTTCGCCTATCACGGCATCCCCAGCGGGGTCGACAACACCGCCTCGACCTACGGTGGGCTGATGCTTTACCGGGTCAAAGCTGGAGAAAGCCATTTCGAACAGATCGCTTCCAGAAGACCGCTCCATATCGTATTGGGCAATAGCGGCGTCACTGCCAATACAGCTCTCTTGGATGACTACATTGCGGAAATGAAAGCGAGCGACCCCGTAGGGTTCAAGTCTCGCATGGAAGCCATCACAACCCAGGTGTACGAAATGAAAGCTGCCCTCGAAACCGGCGATCTTGAGAAGGTGGGCGCCATCATGACGGCCAATCACGAGGTCTTGATCGAAGTGGGGCTTTCCCATGAGAAGCTGATCTACCTGTGCAATCTGGCCCTGAAAATGGGCGCGTTGGGCGCTAAAGTCACCGGCGGCGGCAGGGGCGGCTACATGAATGCCCTGACGACCGGGAAGGAAATGCAGGAGGCCGTTGCATCTGCAATGGAGGCCGAGGGGTACAAGGTCATTCGAACCACGATAGGCTTGTGACATGA encodes the following:
- the mvk gene encoding mevalonate kinase, with translation MAKGSAFGKTILIGDQFVLEEVPAVVSAIPFETMAEVERIDGEGWVLEDNRVEVPGYKDKKKDQQVVSINRILEVMNVDVRKTPIRITYGGSLLAGSGVGASAASCVSLARALNAEFGLGYTIEQINHVGWEGEFAYHGIPSGVDNTASTYGGLMLYRVKAGESHFEQIASRRPLHIVLGNSGVTANTALLDDYIAEMKASDPVGFKSRMEAITTQVYEMKAALETGDLEKVGAIMTANHEVLIEVGLSHEKLIYLCNLALKMGALGAKVTGGGRGGYMNALTTGKEMQEAVASAMEAEGYKVIRTTIGL